Proteins from one Paenibacillus amylolyticus genomic window:
- a CDS encoding MurR/RpiR family transcriptional regulator encodes MAAILRALQQELNNLPSQERRIAEVIMQSPSDIPGWTISHLAEQSGTSAATVTRFCKSFHFKGFPDFKMKLAADLSHASDETAYQDIVAGNSLSKIVEAIEANHLASIADTTRLLDLGRLEQAVQLLCQARRIDLYGVATSSIVTQDFYQKLVRIGKSCTAFSDSHMQITSASSLAEGDVAMAVSYSGETPETIDALHCAKQAGASTISLTSYGSNTLATVSDIPLFTSSLEEGMRRGDMASRIALLHVVDILFTGMVSADFDRFIPRLEQSYHNVQSYRVQHNGGA; translated from the coding sequence GCAAGAACTGAATAATCTTCCGTCTCAGGAGCGCCGTATTGCAGAAGTCATTATGCAATCTCCATCGGATATTCCAGGGTGGACGATTAGTCATCTGGCAGAGCAGAGTGGAACGAGTGCGGCGACGGTGACCCGCTTTTGCAAGTCGTTTCATTTCAAAGGTTTTCCCGATTTCAAAATGAAGCTCGCCGCAGATTTGTCCCACGCTTCTGATGAAACGGCTTATCAGGACATTGTAGCAGGCAATTCACTATCCAAAATTGTTGAAGCTATCGAAGCCAACCACCTCGCGTCTATTGCTGATACGACCCGTTTGCTGGATCTGGGCAGATTGGAGCAGGCGGTGCAATTATTGTGCCAGGCTCGCCGCATTGATCTGTACGGTGTGGCTACCTCGTCGATTGTTACACAGGATTTCTATCAGAAATTGGTGCGGATTGGCAAAAGCTGTACCGCTTTCTCAGATTCCCACATGCAGATCACATCCGCATCTTCGCTCGCCGAGGGAGATGTGGCGATGGCCGTATCCTATTCAGGCGAAACACCCGAAACCATCGATGCCCTGCATTGTGCCAAACAGGCCGGAGCTTCTACGATTTCATTGACTTCCTATGGCAGTAACACACTCGCAACGGTATCTGACATTCCACTGTTCACCTCTTCTCTAGAGGAAGGCATGAGACGTGGAGATATGGCTTCACGCATTGCACTGCTGCATGTGGTCGATATTTTGTTCACAGGCATGGTAAGTGCCGACTTTGACCGTTTTATCCCCAGATTGGAACAATCCTATCACAACGTGCAGTCCTATCGCGTACAACACAACGGAGGTGCTTAA
- the nagB gene encoding glucosamine-6-phosphate deaminase → MNIRIFENEEDLNATGAGVIASLLQTKPRAVLGLATGSSPVGIYKQLIALYQKGLVSFSQASSFNLDEYVGLPTEHRESYRSFMNEQLFHHIDMDLARTHVPDGQAADLEQECKSYEQRLDDRGPVDLQLLGIGHNGHIGFNEPGTELTGRTHVVDLKDETRKANARFFDSLDEVPAQAITMGVGTILKAKQILLIARGEEKAEIIREAFMGPITTACPASLLQCHPNVVVLLDRAAGRLVR, encoded by the coding sequence ATGAATATACGTATTTTTGAAAATGAAGAAGATTTGAATGCCACGGGTGCAGGAGTCATCGCCAGTTTATTGCAGACCAAACCACGTGCAGTCCTCGGACTTGCAACAGGAAGCTCGCCTGTAGGCATATATAAACAGCTTATTGCGTTGTACCAGAAGGGACTGGTCAGCTTCTCACAGGCTTCTTCATTCAATCTGGATGAGTATGTGGGACTTCCAACAGAGCATCGCGAAAGTTACCGCAGTTTCATGAATGAACAATTATTTCATCATATTGATATGGATCTTGCCAGAACGCATGTGCCTGATGGTCAGGCTGCTGATCTCGAACAGGAATGTAAATCCTATGAACAGCGGCTGGACGATCGTGGACCTGTAGATCTACAACTATTGGGCATTGGACATAATGGTCATATTGGCTTCAATGAACCTGGAACGGAGCTGACTGGGCGGACACATGTTGTAGACCTGAAAGACGAGACGCGAAAAGCAAACGCACGTTTCTTTGATAGCCTCGATGAGGTTCCAGCTCAGGCGATTACGATGGGTGTCGGTACCATTTTGAAAGCCAAACAGATTCTGCTCATTGCCCGTGGCGAGGAAAAAGCCGAGATTATTCGCGAAGCGTTCATGGGCCCGATCACAACGGCCTGTCCTGCATCGCTGCTGCAATGTCATCCGAATGTGGTGGTTTTGCTGGACCGTGCCGCTGGGAGGCTGGTGAGATGA
- the nagA gene encoding N-acetylglucosamine-6-phosphate deacetylase, whose translation MSGANNREPGSQHDEHISLLRGRLLLSNEILEDGVLAWRDEKILYAGVPEGLPEQIRREAVSMPVPERGLIVPGFIDIHVHGGNGEDFMDASPEVLDKITSFHSTQGTTAMLATSMTAPKEQLDSVLAEVDRYRSGDMPYAQLEGVHLEGPFFSPKWPGAQNPEHIMLPDVSWLEAWEKQYPGLIRQVTLAPEREGALEVISWLREQRITAALGHTDATYEEVERAVEAGLHHAVHTFNAMTPLHHRQPGAAGAVLSDPRISAEVIADGIHVHPAAISILAQLKQQDDQLVLITDAMSAAGLDDGEYKIGDLPVIVKHGEARLKDGGALAGSTLTMIRGFRYLVQEVGLSLNAVSRAASLTPARLLGINHRTGSLTQGKQADIVLLNGELDIEGVWVKGRRIGESY comes from the coding sequence ATGAGCGGAGCAAATAACCGTGAACCTGGGAGTCAGCATGATGAACATATTTCTCTTCTGCGTGGCAGACTGCTCCTTTCAAATGAGATATTGGAAGACGGTGTATTAGCCTGGAGGGATGAAAAAATCCTCTATGCTGGAGTACCAGAAGGTCTGCCCGAACAGATTCGGAGAGAGGCAGTGTCCATGCCTGTACCGGAACGCGGCCTCATTGTGCCTGGATTCATTGATATCCATGTGCATGGTGGGAACGGAGAAGACTTTATGGACGCAAGCCCGGAGGTGCTGGACAAGATCACATCTTTTCATAGTACACAGGGCACAACAGCGATGCTTGCGACTTCAATGACGGCTCCGAAAGAGCAACTGGACAGCGTACTTGCTGAAGTGGACCGCTACCGTTCCGGTGACATGCCATATGCACAACTTGAGGGTGTACACCTGGAAGGTCCGTTTTTCAGTCCGAAATGGCCTGGTGCGCAAAATCCGGAACATATCATGCTGCCTGATGTATCCTGGCTTGAAGCATGGGAGAAGCAATATCCCGGCCTAATCCGTCAAGTTACGTTGGCACCGGAACGTGAAGGCGCACTGGAAGTCATCTCATGGCTGCGTGAACAGCGGATTACAGCGGCACTCGGCCACACCGATGCGACCTATGAAGAAGTGGAGCGGGCAGTGGAAGCAGGACTGCATCATGCGGTACATACGTTCAATGCCATGACACCGCTACATCATAGGCAACCTGGGGCTGCCGGAGCCGTACTGAGTGATCCACGCATCAGTGCCGAGGTGATTGCCGATGGTATTCACGTACACCCTGCGGCGATCTCGATCCTCGCTCAGCTGAAGCAACAGGATGACCAACTCGTGTTAATCACGGATGCCATGTCTGCTGCGGGATTGGATGACGGGGAATACAAGATCGGCGACCTGCCTGTCATCGTGAAGCATGGCGAGGCCAGATTGAAGGACGGCGGCGCACTGGCAGGAAGCACACTGACGATGATTCGCGGATTCCGTTACCTCGTGCAGGAAGTGGGCTTGAGTCTGAATGCTGTATCACGTGCAGCAAGTTTGACACCGGCACGCCTGCTGGGTATTAATCACCGGACAGGTTCCCTGACTCAAGGAAAACAGGCAGATATCGTTTTGCTGAATGGGGAGCTGGATATTGAGGGTGTGTGGGTCAAAGGTAGACGGATCGGTGAGTCATATTAG